Proteins found in one Drosophila innubila isolate TH190305 chromosome X, UK_Dinn_1.0, whole genome shotgun sequence genomic segment:
- the LOC117782546 gene encoding males-absent on the first protein has product MEKSQEFMKYLRFKSKDGIVSQEERNWDNQESGRRTPPVDEAGSLDISASTEVSEADGDGDGAEADLSNETTDGAENCDTTVESEHDSSTNQRQPQMGDNHSPVSVDMTAEGEDSSSSSSAGSGEQSGTDTSEGSDGDDDATEDEPSQNTVVSVNAITGRSDKVNEIVKNVDESIETNEDAVDVVIHSAPSEVEAEVEAPMDGEAEVEQEPEADAEVVAVTEMPETPASPTDDGEDPIDILPAYKRPRYVPDKDQRLQMQMHMPMAMPMPMPELDAHRQLQQTHMLHLPRMVPRDPRQRSKQQTPSKPVRNLLNEDIESISGSSEENTSSDDGDEEEEEFDDEPILIEHDSTMRDTATAPEAPETPGTPDAEGDLPLQKIEINENPEKIYYIRRADGTVHAGQVLQSRCTDNSPIPNEYYVHYVGLNRRLDAWVGRHRISDNAEDLGGITVTTPSQSQSQSQSQSQAPSSSQALAEQPGTSSSSGSSQPSVVRPKRQGNKDYYLSACENNRYDYSDRKMTRYQKRRYDEINHVQKSHAELTASQAALEKEHENITKIKYIDKLQFGNYEIDTWYFSPFPGEYGKARVLYVCEYCLKYMLREKSYRYHLYDCKKRKPPGREIYRKGTISIFEVNGKEEPLYCQLLCLMAKLFLDHKVLYFDMDPFFFYVLCEIDMEGSHIVGYFSKEKKSQDNNNVACILVLPPHQRKGYGKLLIAFSYELSRKEGVIGSPEKPLSDLGRLSYRSYWAYTLLELMKGRCSAEQTSIKELSEASGITHDDIIYTLQSMKMIKYWKGQNVICVTAKTINDHLQLPQFKRPKLTIDLDYLNWKPRTVPHLVTHVKTIVPAPIYQSPSAPLAPLALAAPPSPAPPARPL; this is encoded by the coding sequence atggaaaaatcgCAAGAGTTCATGAAATATTTGCGTTTCAAAAGCAAGGATGGCATTGTGTCACAGGAGGAGCGCAACTGGGATAACCAGGAGAGCGGAAGGCGCACACCGCCGGTCGATGAGGCGGGAAGTCTCGACATCAGTGCGTCTACGGAAGTCTCCGAGGCagacggagatggagatggagccGAAGCAGATCTGTCAAATGAGACAACTGATGGTGCGGAGAACTGTGATACAACAGTTGAATCCGAGCACGACTCAAGCACAAATCAAAGGCAACCGCAGATGGGCGATAACCACAGTCCCGTTTCGGTTGATATGACGGCCGAGGGAGAGGACAGTAGCAGTAGTAGCTCGGCGGGAAGCGGTGAACAAAGTGGCACGGATACATCGGAAGGCAGCGATGGTGACGATGACGCCACTGAGGATGAGCCCTCGCAAAATACTGTGGTCTCTGTCAATGCCATTACAGGCAGATCCGATAAAGTCAATgaaattgtcaaaaatgttGATGAATCCATAGAGACAAACGAGGATGCTGTTGATGTCGTTATACATTCAGCGCCTAGTGAAGTTGAAGCCGAAGTGGAGGCTCCCATGGATGGAGAAGCCGAGGTGGAGCAGGAGCCGGAAGCGGATGCGGAGGTTGTAGCAGTAACGGAAATGCCCGAAACACCCGCTTCCCCGACCGATGATGGCGAGGATCCGATCGATATACTGCCAGCTTATAAGCGTCCACGTTACGTGCCTGACAAGGATCAACGgctgcagatgcagatgcataTGCCCATGGCCATGCCCATGCCCATGCCAGAACTGGATGCACATCGACAGCTACAGCAAACACATATGCTGCACTTGCCCCGCATGGTGCCGAGGGATCCTCGCCAGAGATCCAAACAACAAACTCCGTCGAAACCCGTACGTAATTTGCTAAACGAAGACATTGAAAGCATCTCGGGCAGCAGTGAGGAGAACACCAGCAGCGACGATGGTGACGAAGAGGAGGAAGAGTTCGACGATGAACCCATTCTAATAGAGCACGACAGCACAATGAGGGACACGGCAACTGCACCGGAGGCGCCAGAGACACCGGGAACACCAGATGCCGAGGGTGATCTGCCGCTGCAGAAGATTGAGATCAATGAGAATCCCGAAAAGATCTACTACATACGACGTGCCGATGGCACAGTTCATGCCGGTCAGGTACTACAATCTCGTTGTACGGACAACTCGCCAATACCCAACGAGTATTATGTGCACTATGTGGGTCTCAATCGTCGCTTGGACGCTTGGGTGGGACGCCATCGTATCTCGGATAATGCCGAAGACCTGGGTGGCATTACGGTGACGACACCGTCCCAAtctcagtcccagtcccaaTCGCAATCCCAGGCCCCGTCAAGCAGTCAAGCACTTGCTGAACAGCCCGgcacaagcagcagcagtggcagcagccaACCCAGTGTGGTGCGACCCAAGCGACAGGGCAACAAGGATTACTATCTGTCGGCGTGCGAGAATAATCGCTACGATTACAGCGACCGAAAGATGACACGCTACCAAAAGCGACGCTACGATGAAATCAATCATGTGCAGAAGAGTCACGCGGAGCTGACCGCCTCACAGGCGGCCCTCGAGAAGGAGCACGAGAATATTACAAAGATCAAGTACATTGACAAGCTGCAGTTTGGCAACTATGAGATAGACACCTGGTACTTCAGTCCCTTTCCCGGTGAATACGGCAAGGCTCGGGTTCTCTACGTCTGCGAGTATTGCCTTAAATATATGCTGCGCGAGAAGAGCTATCGTTACCATTTGTATGACTGTAAGAAGCGGAAACCACCGGGAAGGGAGATCTATCGCAAGGGCACCATATCCATCTTCGAGGTGAACGGCAAGGAGGAGCCACTTTATTGCCAGCTGCTCTGTTTGATGGCCAAACTCTTTCTCGACCACAAGGTGCTGTACTTCGATATGGATCCATTCTTTTTCTATGTGCTCTGTGAGATCGACATGGAGGGCAGCCACATCGTCGGCTATTTCTCCAAGGAGAAAAAGTCGCAGGATAACAATAATGTGGCCTGCATCCTGGTGTTGCCACCACACCAGCGTAAGGGTTACGGCAAACTCTTGATTGCCTTCAGCTATGAACTGTCACGCAAAGAGGGCGTCATTGGCAGTCCAGAGAAGCCGCTGTCCGATCTGGGCCGACTCAGTTATCGCAGCTATTGGGCCTATACACTGCTGGAGCTAATGAAGGGACGCTGTTCCGCCGAGCAGACGAGCATTAAGGAGCTGAGCGAAGCCAGTGGCATCACCCATGATGACATCATTTATACCCTGCAGTCCATGAAGATGATCAAGTACTGGAAGGGACAGAATGTGATCTGTGTGACAGCGAAAACAATTAACGATCATCTACAGCTGCCACAGTTCAAGCGACCCAAACTGACCATCGATTTGGACTACTTGAACTGGAAGCCACGTACAGTGCCCCATCTCGTTACCCATGTTAAGACCATTGTTCCCGCACCAATCTATCAATCACCATCTGCACCGCTGGCACCACTCGCACTGGCGGCACCACCATCACCAGCGCCACCAGCGAGACCTCTTTAG
- the LOC117794051 gene encoding uncharacterized protein LOC117794051, with product MPETETKSTGMRGRPRKAVAAARKIQRVSHDEDEVMPTSSKYDKQSDNDERNEPDQDEEPDAEAEAEEEADEHENEMDHEDEIDDDDEPDSNDASDADEQVEPPAFSLATLGLQRVGSAPPPKPKTQKAPILTLNARGMPARIRKRNPLFYDENIINDDKPLRVSLAPKKITGRGTGDSASKLQTTPSKVLKKRKGVVSRYMRSNDNDNGNGNGASTSNISNLTSADMESGGGKHKRTPGKSLTLPTTSAGSRGQQVAGMKVGRGAGGGAKSAAAAAAMAAAEDAAKKAEAQATANKRLGQSIGLRLRNLLKLPKAHKWAIAEWFYSYIDKPLFDCKYDFMNHVNELAPRLGTRKLNRHEWVNIRRRMGRPRRCSAAFFSEERRELERKRQLMRTLQSRKPGELKDSVLLADMPEKIPMPLPLGTKVTARLRTPQDGIFGGTVAAYDSLNAMYRVTFERMGLGTQSIPDFEIVSENFHEMLPLHSFTKDFRPNLMSIYQTNNLGFTTNLGFTTNLASSYQSKRYPLASAGNLNSNNLTAPQKHLANNNAAARNALSMKLNKSDPLLGQDAIGENPMRYQPARHHGYSIKLLEHLVLLQNFIALKEAKIQRLSEMNAAAELAMGELMGQEEPGDRSRSQMRDDFQRRYASNILSIEQINGDLMYELTKVQELSSSLTRNPNVQAMISPTLLREECRAKASQTVDEMSKGMVKSERMVTLLKNLTTLLIVTQNLDSEWEAAEVNKVLEGCIEEVRSNLVCSANSDVFQKSVQMRLEYIALDINRNIEERSFSQASAKSPKSPKSPKSPKSPKSEATDTAGETASTKTTDIDMERDKDKNDNHSDDQSEKSPKCKQDKSKQSLKSEPMEVDRQHDEPETDPEPAEDKKHTDDDDDDDADVDADVDAEAEADDSDSTEKPTNSKTIAKIDNTSADPCGEDSQITIESMKESEDDDSQTPDDKDDDDKRDGNEMKLVGQTDDSDSQQEFIYNNKK from the coding sequence ATGCCCGAAACGGAGACCAAAAGCACCGGGATGAGGGGAAGGCCCAGGAAGGCGGTGGCCGCCGCACGTAAAATCCAAAGAGTCTCACATGATGAGGATGAAGTGATGCCGACCAGCAGTAAATATGATAAACAGAGTGACAATGATGAGAGGAACGAGCCGGATCAAGATGAGGAGCCAGATGccgaggcggaggcggaggaaGAGGCCGATGAGCATGAGAATGAGATGGACCATGAAGATGAGattgatgatgacgatgagcCAGATAGTAATGATGCTAGCGATGCCGACGAGCAAGTGGAGCCGCCTGCCTTTAGTCTAGCTACGCTGGGACTGCAACGTGTGGGCAGCGCCCCGCCACCCAAACCCAAGACCCAAAAGGCCCCAATTCTTACCCTCAATGCACGTGGTATGCCCGCCCGCATCCGTAAGCGTAATCCTCTGTTCTACGACGAGAATATCATTAACGATGACAAGCCGCTTCGTGTCAGTCTTGCGCCAAAGAAGATAACGGGTCGCGGAACTGGTGACAGTGCCAGCAAATTGCAGACGACTCCATCGAAGGTGCTCAAGAAGCGGAAAGGTGTCGTATCCCGTTACATGCGATCCAATGACAATGAtaatggtaatggtaatggcGCCTCCACTTCGAATATCTCGAATTTGACAAGTGCAGACATGGAGTCGGGTGGTGGCAAGCATAAGAGAACGCCTGGCAAATCCCTGACACTGCCGACCACATCAGCCGGATCGAGGGGCCAACAAGTGGCTGGCATGAAAGTGGGACGTGGTGCTGGAGGTGGTGCAAAGAGTGCCGCTGCGGCAGCCGCGATGGCAGCTGCAGAGGATGCGGCGAAAAAAGCCGAAGCTCAGGCGACAGCAAACAAGCGTTTGGGTCAGTCAATTGGACTGCGTCTGCGCAATCTCTTGAAGCTGCCCAAGGCCCACAAGTGGGCAATTGCCGAGTGGTTCTATTCGTACATTGACAAGCCGCTCTTCGACTGCAAATACGATTTTATGAATCATGTGAACGAGCTGGCGCCACGCTTGGGAACACGCAAACTCAATCGCCACGAGTGGGTGAACATTAGGCGACGGATGGGTCGACCACGTCGCTGCTCGGCGGCCTTCTTCAGCGAGGAGCGACGCGAACTGGAGCGCAAGCGTCAGTTGATGCGAACGCTGCAATCCCGCAAGCCTGGCGAGCTCAAGGACTCGGTCCTATTGGCCGATATGCCCGAGAAGATACCGATGCCACTGCCGCTGGGCACCAAGGTGACGGCAAGATTGCGTACGCCGCAGGACGGCATCTTTGGCGGCACGGTGGCTGCCTATGATTCGCTGAACGCCATGTATCGGGTAACATTCGAGCGGATGGGATTGGGCACACAATCGATACCGGACTTTGAGATTGTGTCGGAGAACTTTCATGAGATGTTGCCGCTGCACAGTTTCACCAAAGATTTCCGCCCGAATCTGATGAGCATCTATCAGACCAATAATCTGGGCTTCACCACCAATTTGGGCTTCACCACAAATCTGGCGAGCAGTTATCAAAGCAAACGCTATCCGCTTGCCAGCGCTGGCAATCTCAATAGCAATAACTTGACGGCTCCACAGAAGCATCTGGCCAACAATAATGCGGCGGCACGGAATGCGCTTAGCATGAAGTTGAACAAAAGTGATCCGTTGCTTGGACAGGATGCCATCGGTGAGAATCCAATGAGGTATCAGCCGGCGCGGCATCATGGTTATTCCATCAAGCTGCTGGAACATTTGGTGCTCTTGCAGAATTTTATTGCACTCAAGGAGGCAAAAATCCAGCGACTCAGTGAGATGAATGCCGCCGCGGAGCTGGCAATGGGCGAACTGATGGGTCAGGAGGAGCCGGGCGATCGTAGTCGAAGTCAAATGCGAGACGATTTTCAGCGTCGCTATGCCTCCAATATATTGTCCATCGAGCAGATCAATGGCGATCTCATGTATGAGTTAACCAAGGTACAGGAGCTATCCAGTAGCCTGACGCGCAATCCCAATGTCCAGGCCATGATATCGCCCACATTATTGCGGGAAGAGTGCCGCGCCAAGGCCAGCCAAACGGTGGATGAGATGAGCAAGGGTATGGTGAAGAGTGAGCGCATGGTGACACTACTTAAGAATCTCACCACCCTGCTAATTGTCACCCAGAACTTGGACAGCGAGTGGGAGGCGGCGGAAGTGAACAAAGTTCTCGAGGGTTGCATCGAGGAGGTGCGTAGCAATCTTGTCTGCAGCGCCAACAGCGACGTGTTCCAGAAGAGCGTACAAATGCGTCTCGAGTATATTGCATTGGACATCAATCGCAACATTGAGGAGCGGAGCTTCAGCCAGGCATCTGCCAAGTCACCAAAGTCGCCAAAGTCTCCCAAGTCACCCAAGTCACCAAAATCGGAGGCAACCGACACGGCTGGAGAGACGGCCAGCACGAAAACAACAGATATCGATATGGAAAGGGATAAGGATAAGAATGATAATCATTCAGATGATCAAAGTGAGAAATCACCGAAATGCAAACAAGATAAATCAAAGCAATCATTAAAATCAGAGCCCATGGAAGTGGACCGTCAGCATGATGAACCTGAAACGGATCCTGAACCTGCCGAGGACAAAAAACACActgacgacgatgatgatgacgatgctgatgttgatgcaGATGTTGATGCCGAAGCGGAAGCTGATGACTCGGATTCGACAGAGAAGCCAACAAATTCGAAAACAATTGCTAAAATTGACAACACAAGTGCGGATCCATGTGGCGAGGACTCTCAAATCACAATCGAGTCCATGAAGGAGTCGGAGGATGATGACAGTCAAACGCCTGATGAtaaggatgatgatgataagcGAGACGGCAACGAAATGAAACTAGTCGGGCAGACAGACGATTCAGACTCTCAACAGGAATTCatatacaacaataaaaagtga
- the LOC117794052 gene encoding translation initiation factor eIF-2B subunit epsilon, with protein MSQFQKEIVQAVLIADNNVWNFKPLSDESSTALLPLVNVSMLDYALIALNRSGVEEVFVYASLYLQDIRDHIKQGIATYASWSFKMNVHVIGGEGCRCFGDAMRDLDAKALIRGNFILLGADTVTNADLRPVLEQHKRTAKFDKGAAATLVFKESTSSIGRTGNELLIAVDKQNTRLHYHQRLRMNHKETRYQIPLDVFLSNSCVTLHHNLLDPQIAIGSPSMLSLFSDNFDFQTRDDFVRGLLINEELLDSRIYVSLLPPAQYAHKVNNWLSYQLVSRDIISRWAYPLVPDMGVYKLQQQYVFYKDNIYKSHDANVSKVALQENVVVQAGSHVDTGTVISYSVIGANCRIGKNCQLNNVFLMANVTIHDNCQLRHCVIGSDTIINEKCVITAGCVLGPKCVLPANTNLANTLVTHSPNTQRTEENEVVELEAIGPKAFIISDLTTGDPDDSDADEELLPSTTALCIPKMSEIQSQANDVSDYSYSSDDDDEDESRVATPLPDDTNIFLSEVIDSLTRGFREKSNPDFLILEINSSRYAYNMSLKEVNFNVVKAVFGMESIIEPANNNIMMAINAAFKQLGPVVSNYIKSEDAMFDCLKALEDICEENELVREKISQVVHYLYDKDIVSEDAIHAWYEQLDINEHAPLRQSLAKLVDWLNQSSEEDDDDDDDDDDE; from the exons atgtcACAATTTCAAAAGGAAATCGTACAGGCAGTACTTATTGCCGACAACAATGTGTGGAATTTTAAGCCGCTATCTGACGAAAGCTCCACG GCTCTGCTGCCGCTGGTTAATGTTAGTATGCTGGACTATGCGCTGATTGCCTTAAATCGCAGTGGTGTCGAGGAAGTTTTCGTCTATGCCAGCCTCTATCTGCAGGACATTCGGGATCACATCAA ACAGGGTATCGCCACTTATGCATCCTGGTCATTTAAAATGAACGTTCATGTCATTGGCGGCGAGGGATGCCGCTGCTTTGGCGATGCGATGCGTGATCTGGACGCCAAGGCCCTGATACGTGGCAACTTTATATTGCTGGGTGCGGATACAGTGACCAATGCGGATCTGCGACCAGTACTGGAGCAGCACAAGCGTACGGCGAAATTCGATAAAGGTGCTGCTGCCACGCTGGTCTTTAAGGAGTCCACCAGCAGCATTGGACGCACTGGCAATGAGCTGTTGATTGCCGTGGATAAGCAAAACACACGACTACATTACCATCAGAGATTGCGCATGAATCACAAGGAGACACGTTACCAGATACCACTTGATGTATTCCTAAGCAATTCATGTGTGACACTGCATCACAATCTGCTAGATCCGCAGATTGCCATTGGATCGCCGTCGATGTTGTCGCTGTTCAGCGATAACTTTGATTTTCAGACACGCGATGATTTTGTGCGTGGTCTGCTCATCAATGAGGAGTTGCTGGACAGTCGCATCTATGTGTCACTTCTGCCTCCCGCACAGTATGCACACAAGGTTAACAATTGGCTCTCCTATCAGCTCGTCAGTCGAGACATCATTAGTCGCTGGGCATACCCTTTAGTGCCCGACATGGGCGTATAtaaactgcagcagcagtatGTCTTCTACAAAGACAACATATACAAGAGCCACGATGCTAACGTATCCAAGGTGGCGCTGCAGGAGAATGTTGTCGTTCAGGCAGGAAGTCATGTGGATACCGGTACCGTCATTAGTTATAGTGTAATTGGCGCCAACTGTCGCATCGGCAAGAATTGCCAGCTCAACAATGTCTTTCTCATGGCCAACGTGACCATACACGACAACTGCCAGCTGAGGCACTGCGTCATTGGCTCGGACACCATCATTAATGAGAAGTGCGTAATTACCGCCGGCTGTGTGCTTGGCCCCAAATGTGTTCTTCCGGCAAATACCAATCTAGCCAATACACTGGTCACACATTCACCGAATACACAGCGCACCGAAGAGAATGAAGTGg TTGAATTGGAGGCAATTGGACCGAAAGCTTTTATCATTAGCGACTTGACAACGGGCGATCCCGATGACTCCGATGCCGACGAGGAGTTATTACCAAGCACAACAGCTCTGTGCATACCCAAAATGTCTGAGATTCAATCACAAGCGAACGATGTCAGTGACTACAGCTACTCCagcgacgatgatgatgaggacgaATCTCGCGTTGCGACTCCGTTGCCCGATGACACCAACA TATTCTTGTCAGAGGTAATTGATTCATTAACACGCGGCTTTCGTGAGAAATCGAATCCGGATTTCCTTATACTAGAAATAAACTCGTCACGCTATGCCTACAATATGTCCCTTAAGGAGGTCAACTTTAATGTGGTCAAGGCGGTGTTTGGCATGGAGAGCATCATCGAACCggctaataataatataatgatgGCCATTAATGCCGCTTTTAAGCAATTGGGACCCGTCGTATCCAACTACATCAAAAGCGAGGATGCCATGTTCGATTGCCTTAAGGCACTGGAG GATATTTGCGAGGAGAATGAGCTTGTGCGCGAGAAGATCTCGCAGGTGGTTCATTATCTGTACGACAAAGATATTGTATCCGAGGATGCCATACACGCCTGGTATGAGCAACTGGACATTAATGAGCACGCTCCGTTGCGGCAAAGTCTCGCCAAGCTGGTCGACTGGTTGAATCAGTCCAGCGAAGaggatgacgacgatgatgatgacgatgacgatgaatAG
- the LOC117782557 gene encoding type II inositol 1,4,5-trisphosphate 5-phosphatase, whose protein sequence is MERGINFPNGDDGATASAPEKTTMELVQQRFKSDERVHLIFEAYQIKGPEHVEGLLTLVSSLSCGTYAIISFSPLRTPLRASNELKIDQVFPITKSFQLTKDTKGSITEQQFDLSTDDDGPIKYYYHTFKTDIESVDYEQFVAEVYSCKSLMWTAETLNFMWLDDYREIGDRKQELKKRLHQCIVYKDLIIYCATWNVNNKPCWDGSNESLRPWLARGKNSPDIYAIGLQEIEKMSKVMLNANQLQLQWVTRMLSNLHDGNEYEEYKTVRLSTMMLTIIVRKRLSKYILRSRINSVARGVLNTFGNKGGVAVSLEFKDASICFINSHLAAHMDYIVERNEDYKGIEEGIKFGDDGGPYRTINDHDHVFWLGDLNYRISKSDQISDCNILDLRLQRDQLLDEMSKGNCFNGYTEGQIRFEPTYKYEPGSDRYDTQREPAYCDRVLWKGRRIEQMTYNSVMEIRQSDHKPVYAIFKIKLKTCDENKLKREHEKWLKDEDKRENESQPQIVADPILIDFGLVRFNELVIRDFKVSNKWVKQVDFLFKVQPSLNGICEKYVHVDPRDASLLVESERFISIKLMIDPKSVSSLLKKICDTKSKFDFDVLILHVKDGRDIFITATGKYQPSCFGLSMETMCRTDRPISEYSQEEMRSMILDVSPEYRVTMPREFFLLIDYLHKQGDSLRDLFQSYDRRQLLSSQFNAVRDWLDTWSEEEFPGTPQTAAEALLLLLDLPEQAVLEPFVDDLMMCKSKSEAMELIALLSPPKRNVFMHLCMFLREGVERNNYELSNVAAIFGRILLRSSKSNITTDYQNRCTEFMRRFIIETADPVAGGNGQRVATGAGLQT, encoded by the exons ATGGAACGCGGGATCAATTTCCCCAATGGCGACGACGGAGCCACAGCTTCCGCTCCAGAAAAGACCACAATGGAGCTCGTGCAGCAGCGCTTTAAATCGGATGAGAGAGTTCACCTG ATCTTCGAGGCATATCAAATTAAGGGTCCGGAGCATGTCGAGGGCTTGTTGACACTGGTGTCATCATTATCATGCGGCACATATGCAATCATTTCATTCAGTCCTCTGCGCACGCCTCTCAGGGCAAGCAATGAACTAAAAATAGATCAAGTATTTCCGATTACCAAAAGTTTTCAACTGACGAAAG ATACCAAGGGATCCATAACGGAACAACAGTTCGATTTGTCAACAGACGATGACGGACCAATCAAATACTACTATCACACCTTTAAGACGGACATAGAGTCCGTTGATTATGAGCAATTCGTTGCAGAGGTGTATTCCTGCAAAAGTTTGATGTGGACGGCTGAAACGCTCAACTTCATGTGGCTTGATGATTATCGTGAGATTGGTGACAGAAAGCAGGAGCTAAAGAAGCGTTTACACCAATGTATTGTCTATAAAGATCTTAT caTTTACTGCGCCACTTGGAATGTAAACAACAAGCCATGCTGGGATGGCAGCAATGAGTCGTTGCGCCCTTGGCTGGCCCGCGGTAAGAATAGTCCCGACATATATGCCATTGGACTTCAGGAGATCGAGAAAATGTCTAAAGTAATGCTGAACGCCAATCAGCTGCAATTACAATGGGT AACCAGGATGCTGAGTAACCTTCACGATGGGAACGAGTATGAGGAATATAAGACGGTTCGATTGTCAACCATGATGTTAACAATCATTGTCCGCAAGCGTCTAAGCAAATATATTCTACGTAGCCGCATTAATTCAGTGGCACGCGGTGTACTCAATACATTTGGCAACAAGGGCGGTGTCGCCGTCAGTCTGGAATTTAAAGATGCAAGTATATGCTTTATCAACTCGCATCTGGCCGCGCATATGGATTATATAGTGGAACGCAATGAAGACTACAAAGGTATTGAAGAGGGCATAAAGTTCGGAGACGATGGCGGGCCGTATCGCACTATCAACGATCATGA TCATGTCTTTTGGCTGGGAGATTTGAATTATCGCATTAGCAAGTCGGATCAAATAAGCGATTGTAACATATTAGATCTACGATTGCAAAGGGATCAGCTGCTGGATGAGATGAGCAAAGGGAATTGCTTCAATGGCTATACAGAGGGTCAGATCAGGTTCGAGCCCACATACAAATATGAACCCGGCTCCGATCGTTATGACACGCAAAGAGAGCCAGCATATTGTGATCGTGTGCTTTGGAAGGGCAGGCGAATCGAACAGATGACTTATAATAGCGTTATGGAGATACGACAGAGCGATCATAAGCCTGTGTATgccatattcaaaataaagctCAAGACGTGTGATGAGAACAAGCTAAAGCGTGAACATGAGAAGTGGCTCAAGGACGAGGACAAGCGTGAAAACGAGAGTCAGCCGCAGATTGTCGCAGATCccattttgattgattttggTCTGGTGCGATTTAACGAGCTAGTTATACGGGACTTTAAAGTGTCCAATAAATGGGTGAAGCAGGTGGATTTTTTGTTCAAAGTTCAACCCTCATTAAATGGCATCTGTGAGAAATATGTGCATGTGGATCCGCGTGATGCCAGCCTCTTGGTCGAATCGGAACGTTTCATTAGTATAAAGTTGATGATCGATCCCAAAAGCGTATCGAGTCTGCTTAAAAAGATTTGCGACACAAAATCCAAATTTGACTTTGATGTTCTCATATTGCATGTAAAGGATGGTCGAGATATATTCATAACAGCAACGGGTAAATACCAACCCAGTTGCTTTGGTCTATCCATGGAAACGATGTGTCGCACCGATCGGCCGATCAGTGAGTACAGCCAGGAGGAAATGCGGAGTATG ATTCTTGATGTATCGCCCGAGTACCGTGTGACGATGCCCCGCGAGTTCTTTCTTCTTATCGACTATCTACACAAGCAAGGTGATAGTTTGCGGGACCTATTCCAAAGCTACGATCGCCGGCAACTACTCAGTAGTCAATTCAATGCTGTACGCGACTGGCTTGACACTTGGTCGGAGGAAGAATTTC CGGGTACACCACAAACAGCCGCCGAGGCGTTGTTACTTCTTCTCGATCTGCCTGAACAGGCGGTATTGGAGCCGTTTGTGGATGACCTGATGATGTGTAAAAGCAAATCAGAGGCCATGGAGTTGATAGCGCTGCTTAGTCCGCCAAAACGTAACGTTTTCATGCATCTGTGCATGTTCCTTCGAGAGGGTGTTGAACGGAATAACTACGAACTATCTAATGTCG CTGCGATCTTTGGACGTATTCTGTTacgcagcagcaaaagcaacattaCGACAGACTATCAAAATCGTTGCACCGAGTTCATGCGACGCTTTATTATCGAAACAGCGGATCCCGTAGCGGGTGGCAACGGCCAAAGGGTAGCGACCGGAGCGGGTTTGCAGACATAG